One Monomorium pharaonis isolate MP-MQ-018 chromosome 4, ASM1337386v2, whole genome shotgun sequence DNA segment encodes these proteins:
- the LOC105835784 gene encoding protein takeout, whose product MKTILLLAIIVSTTALELPSNFKTCKRSDPKLSECVANASKNVTLMLAKGLKSFKILPLEPLAVDSIKIGESEDSVSLKQEYWNIKVHGLTKDGDKLRVFNYKIDWDKLIFSWETFNSQVDFVADYKLSGRILILSLQGEGKCNISMHDLRTTHVAYFEKFERDGEIYMRTKKYIVKFFPKHVDLQFNNLFSGDQILGDQIQKFLRDNSEIIFKELQGPFEEAFGFVFAKITNDIFTRVPLNKLFK is encoded by the exons ATGAAGACGATTCTTTTGCTTGCAATTATTGTTAGTACAACGGCGTTAGAGCTCC CCAGTAATTTCAAGACTTGTAAGAGGTCGGATCCGAAATTATCAGAATGCGTTGCAAATGCTTCCAAAAACGTAACTCTTATGCTTGCCAAag gtctgaagagttttaaaattttgcctCTTGAGCCACTAGCGGTTGACAGCATAAAAATCGGTGAATCTGAGGATTCGGTATCGCTTAAACAAGAATATTGGAATATTAAGGTACATGGATTGACGAAAGATGGAGATAAACTGCGAGTTTTCAATTACAA AATAGACTGGGACAAGTTAATATTTAGCTGGGAAACTTTTAATTCTCAAGTGGATTTTGTTGCTGATTACAAACTCAGTGGCAGGATTTTAATACTGTCACTTCAAGGAGAAGGCAAATGTAATATATCTATGC aTGATTTGAGGACGACACACGTTGCGTATTTTGAAAAGTTTGAAAGGGATGGTGAAATTTATATGAGAACGAAGAAATATATTGTCAAATTCTTTCCCAAACACGTAGACCTACAATTCAATAATCTGTTCAGTGGAGATCAAATTttag GTGACCAAATCCAGAAATTCCTCCGGgataattctgaaataatttttaaggaaCTTCAAGGACCTTTTGAAGAAGCTTTTGGATTCGTCTTTGCTAAAATCACCAATGATATTTTCACTCGCGTGCCattaaacaaactttttaaatag
- the LOC105835773 gene encoding uncharacterized protein LOC105835773, which yields MLASRKLTLTSKKPQEQCLKVASKKPVKDCYCQVETNKTCTKSSRTQHKSVSLYCSCQNEFEPRFVKEASDKAALTLPISCETLRRIQKLDYTPTSQFLRNVQNKISKLWIANQGDCLRKCPRSSNYHRFKTSIRMQDIDEKTALPSECNHVDERQKSLTSLVVPAHTLANEENGSDDNVACVSSKRSQVSSRKLSKSTLRKTIRSRRQIPESSERLASKSPMRGKKTTRLHKQDCPYCCRSELEIKTAKFGRDKRAERCDLPEYCEQRERCLRYDDSPAVETFMDQEMEDLKKFREQNYFETHGSRHTLTSSRSSESLQQYLLNERLFPEPVDKIHRRDLVVTMPPCTTTQRKRIHYFPRYVVRQEKNACNTNYKRKRCQSCPLTGHAIDLGVLKARPPLNSLALKYQKRAL from the coding sequence ATGTTGGCTTCTAGAAAACTTACGCTAACGTCTAAGAAACCCCAAGAACAATGCTTAAAAGTTGCATCTAAGAAACCAGTAAAGGATTGTTATTGTCAAGTTGAGACGAATAAGACATGCACAAAATCATCAAGAACTCAACACAAATCTGTGTCACTCTACTGTTCTTGTCAAAATGAATTTGAGCCCAGATTTGTCAAAGAGGCTAGCGACAAAGCAGCACTTACTCTGCCGATCAGCTGTGAGACGCTCAGAAGAATTCAAAAACTTGACTACACGCCCACATCTCAATTCCTTCGCAATGTACAAAACAAGATCTCCAAGTTATGGATTGCAAATCAGGGAGACTGTTTGCGAAAGTGTCCACGATCGTCCAACTACCACCGCTTTAAGACAAGCATTAGGATGCAGGATATTGACGAGAAAACAGCGTTGCCAAGTGAATGCAATCACGTTGACGAAAGGCAAAAATCTCTGACGTCTCTAGTAGTACCCGCACATACACTAGCGAACGAAGAAAATGGATCCGACGACAATGTTGCTTGCGTTTCAAGCAAAAGAAGTCAAGTGTCTTCGCGAAAGTTGTCAAAGTCAACATTACGAAAGACTATCAGATCCAGGAGGCAGATACCAGAGTCCAGCGAAAGACTCGCGTCGAAATCGCCGATGCGAGGTAAAAAAACAACGCGGTTGCACAAGCAAGATTGTCCTTATTGTTGCAGAAGTGAATTGGAGATAAAGACTGCGAAGTTTGGCCGCGATAAGCGTGCGGAAAGATGTGATTTACCGGAATATTGCGAGCAAAGAGAACGATGTTTGAGGTATGACGATAGTCCCGCAGTCGAAACTTTTATGGACCAGGAAATGGAGGACCTGAAAAAGTTTCGagagcaaaattattttgaaacacaTGGCTCGAGGCATACTTTGACATCGTCCAGATCATCGGAATCGCTGCAACAGTACTTGCTGAACGAGCGATTGTTTCCGGAACCAGTAGACAAGATTCACAGACGAGATTTGGTGGTGACAATGCCGCCGTGTACGACGACGCAGAGGAAGCGTATCCATTACTTTCCCAGATACGTAGTGCGACAAGAGAAGAACGCTTGCAATACTAATTACAAGCGTAAACGATGCCAAAGTTGTCCTCTCACCGGGCACGCCATTGATCTCGGAGTTTTGAAGGCTAGACCGCCACTAAATAGCCTAGCACTTAAGTACCAAAAAAGAGCTCTTTGA